In bacterium, the genomic window CGATTCGAGTTTTCAACTACTATCCGAACTCTATCAGAAGTCTCCGGAACAGATACGGGTTATCCAATTCCGGCGTCGGTTCGGGCAAACTGCCGCAATGTCAGCAGGGATCGCTTATGCACAAGGGAAGATTATCATTATGCTCGATGCAGATTTGCAGAATGACCCAGTAGATATTCCACGACTATTAGAAAAAATGGAAGAAGGATACGATATCGTTAGCGGATGGCGTATCAACCGGAAAGATAAATATGTCACACGGATACTTCCATCAAAAATCGCTAATTGGCTTATCGGCAGTATCACCGGCGTCAAACTCCATGATTATGGCTGTTCGCTGAAAGCGTATCGAGCGGAAGTGATTAAAGAGTTGAAACTCTATGGTGAAATGCATCGGTTTATTCCCGCACTCGCGAGTTGGGTCGGAGCGAAAATTGCTGAAATACCGGTTCAACATCATCCACGTCGATTCGGAAAAAGTAAATATACGCTCAATCGGATCTGGCGCGTGCTCCTAGATTTAATTACCGTTAAGTTCCTCTTATCCTTTTCAACGCGACCTTTGCAGATTTTTGGTAGTATCGGGTTAATCTCATGTATTCTCGGGTTGGGGATAAGCGGATATTTAACCTTTTTAAAATTAGCGTATCAAGAGCATTTATCGAATCGACCGCTATTATGGCTTGGTATCCTATTAATCATGCTCGGATTCCAGTTTATTTCACTTGGGTTATTAGCGGAACTGGTTGCGCGCACCTACCACGAGTCGCAGAATAAACCGATTTATGTTATTCGCCAGATGCTGAAATAAATCGCGCAATTAAGGATTGTTAATGGTGCTTTGATACTTTTCCATTTTATATTATTTATTTATGAAACGTTGGCTGAGTTTCAGCATCAAAATATCGATTAGCATCGTTTTGCTCGGGTATCTCTTCTATAAAATTGATGTAACCGGATTGAAAACCTCATTAGCGAATGCACAATGGGGCTACGTCGTTCTCGGATTATGTGTATACATTGCCGGACAAGTTCTGAATAGTTATAAATGGGCATTGTTGATTAAAACAAAAGCGGTACCGATTCCCTTTGCTAAGATTGTTAGTTATTATTTTATCGGAATGTTTTTCAATTTATTTCTCCCATCAATTGTCGGCGGGGATATCCCGCGCGGATATTATTTATATAAAGATTACGGTTCGAGAACAAAGTCAAAGACTAATACAGATATAGCCCAGTTAACGGTAGTAGAATCATTAAGTACGGTTTTAATGCAGCGGGCAACCGGATTATTAGCGTTAATTATTATTGCTAGTTTAACCTATTTTTTCTTCTTTTATAATAATCCGATACTCACGAAACCGATGCAAATAAATTTATCGATACTATTCATCTGTCTTCTATTCGGAACCCTTATCGGAATAGCGGTGATGGTTAAGTTTAAACCTACAACCGCAGAGGCTATTCCAACAGGTTCGCAATTGAAAATATTCTTAAATGATGTCAGTAGTTATCTCCATCATGGTAAATTATTTTATTATGTCATTTTACTCTCATTCATTTTTCAGCTATTGAATATCTTAGTTAACGTTATTATCGGATTAGCATTAGATGTTCGAATACCTTTTTCCTATTATTATGTTGCAATGCCGATCATTGCATTACTAGCTGCGATTCCGATAAGTTTTAATGGGATCGGGGTTCGCGAGAACGCTTATGTTTTTTTCCTCGGGTTGGTTGGAGTCGATAAATCGGTTGCGTTTTCCTTTGCATTATTATGGTTATTTATCGTTATCGTTAGTAGTCTGCTCGGTGGACCGTTGTTTATATTCCGTAAAACAGAAAGTAAAAGGGCGGAAATAAGAGGTCAGAAGTCAGATGTTGTCTGATTTCTGAATTCTGATATCTAATATCTGCTCGCTGGAGTTTATGCATCCATTAGTTGCTATCATTGGACGACCAAACGTCGGTAAATCGGTTCTATTCAACCGGATAGTCGGGAAATCAATTGCAATTGTTGACGATATGCCGGGGGTAACGCGAGATCGGCTTTATGCTGCAACTGATTGGGCTGGTCGAGAGTTTACACTCATCGATACCGGGGGATTGATTCCGAGCGCAACTACTGGTATAGAAGCTGAGGTACGGAAACAGGCGGAAGTAGCTATCGTAGAAGCGGATGTTATCATTTTCGTCGTTGATGCGAAATCTGGCCTAGATGAAGAAGATAAACTCGCAGCAGAATTGCTCCGTAAACAAGCGAAAAAAGTTATCATTGCAGTGAATAAAATCGATAATCCGGATGATATTGGATTTACTGCACCATTTTATAAACTCGGATTGGGTGAGCCGATAGCGATTTCAGCATTGCATGGGATGAGAATAAACGAACTACTTGACCAAGTTATTGCGCATTTGCCACCCGAAAAAAAGGGGAAACCAAAACAGGAAAAAATCATTAAACTAGCGATTGTCGGCAGACCGAATGTCGGGAAGTCTTCTATTCTCAACGCTATTCTCGGGCAGGAACGAACTATCGTTAGCCCGCACCCGGGAACGACTCGGGATGCGATTGATACCCCGTTTCAGTATAAACAGGATAATTATCTGCTGATCGATACCGCTGGGATTCGGAAACGGTCGAAAGTCGAATGGGGTGTAGAAAGTTTCGGGGTGATTCGTGCGATGCGGGCGATTCGTCGAGCGGATATTGCGGCATTGGTTTTGGACGCAGAAATCGGTGTAACGGAACAGGATATGAAAATTGCGAGCACAATCGAACAGGAAGGAACCAGTTGCGTTATCGTAGTCAATAAATGGGATTTGGTTGAAAAAGATATCGCTGAAGGGAAACTGGTATTTAAGGAGAAAGATGAAGGACGAAAGACGAAAAACGAAAACCAAAGCAACCGCGAATCTCCCTTACCCAACCGTGGTCTTTTGATTTCAACTGCGATGAAGAAATTTGAAGACCATCTTCGCAGTAGTTTATTTTTTCTGAACTATGCACCGGTAATATACACTTCAGCATTAACTGGACAGCGAGTTCTGAAAATCCTCGATTTAGTTAAAGCGGTGCATATCGAGCGGAATAAACGGATTTCAACTTCCGAACTGAATAAATTTCTTGCATCGGTAATCGCACGAAAACAACCGCCAGAACTGAAAGGTAGACAGATTAAATTGTTTTATATCACTCAAGTTAAAACCGCACCGCCGGTATTCGTTCTGTTCGTAAATCATCCAGATGATCTACCGAACAGTTATCAGAAATATATCTTAAATTCGTTACGGGAATCGTTCGGGTTTATTGGTACACCCGTGACCATCAAACTCCGAGAACGAAAAAGAGAATAGAATTATTTCCTACCAAGGCACCAAGGCTCAAAGAATAGATATTTCAGTCGGATTAGCCTTGGTGAGTTGGTGGTTAGAGTGTTAAGTTCGGTATGTTCATTGCTAATTTTGTTTTAATTATTATTATCGCTTATCTTCTCGGTTCGATTCCTACCGGATATTGGCTCGGGCGAATGAAAGGCGTTGATATCCGGAAGTTCGGCAGCGGAAATATCGGGATGACTAACGTTCTCCGAGTTCTCGGAAAACCGTATGCGCTGCTAACCTTTATTGTCGATGTCGCGAAAGGAACCGTTGCGGTAACTCTGCTTCCATGGTTATTCCATACTTCAGAACCATGGATGAAGGTTCTTGCTGGCTTAGCTGCGGTTTGCGGACATAACTGGACGATTTTCTTAAAGTTTAAAGGCGGGAAAGGGGTAGCAACCAGTGCCGGGGTTTTTCTCGGACTGGCTTGGCAACCGACTTTATTAGTTCTCGGTATATTTGGAATAGTATTAGCGATATCTAGGTATGTTTCACTCGGGTCACTCGGTGCTGCAGTTAGCTTCCCGATTCTGGTGGTTCTTGTTGATCAGAATATACTCTATATCATTCTTTCAATTCTGCTAGCGTTATTTATCCTCGTCCGGCATCGAAGTAATATCAAACGACTCCTTGCCGGAACGGAAAACAAATTCTCACTTAAGAAGAAACCCTAGCCTTTGCCACTAAGATAAACAACGAGACGGAGTCAAATTAAACTATGTAGTAGCCCTACCTAAAAAACAAACTCACCATTGGTGAGTTTGCTTTTACATTGATAAATCTAGAGTTATAACCAACTTAAGTAGAAATTTTCTATAACTCACAATAATCCAACCATATTCACTCAATAACTATAACGTTAACCGAGTGAATTTATCAACTCAAAACAGTATTATCGAATATTAACCACCAAGGCATCAAGACTCCAAGTAAATTAGATTTAACCTTAACGGTGTTTATCTTTAGTGCTTAAGTGTCTTGGTGGTAGGATTTATAGTTTGCTTTTAAGAATAAGTCTATGCTAAAATTTATATTATCCCGAAAAATAGACGTTTTATGCCGAGAACACCGATAGGGTATTTTGCATTTGTCTTTCATTCTCATCTGCCGTATGTTTTAGGACACGGTCGTTGGCCGCATGGAACCGATTGGTTAAATGAAGCGACCGCTGAAACGTATATCCCGCTGTTAGATGTTTTAAACGAGCTCGTTGAAAATGGCATATCTCCCAAAATAACTATTAATATCTCGCCAGTTCTTGCCGAGCAATTATCCGACCCGGAATTCAAACCTGAATTTGTCGAGTATTTGAAAACTAAAATTGCAGCGGCGATTGCCGACCGGAGCAAATTCAGTGCGTATCATCGCGGTAACCTAGCGCATCTCGCTGAATTCTGGCAGAAGTTCTATGAACGAACACTCGATCATTTCCAGAATAAATATCAATCGGATATTGTCGCTGAATTCCGCAAACTGCAGGATGACGGACATATTGAAATCATCACCTGCGCAGCTACCCATGGATATTTCCCATTGTTAAGTCAGGATACTAGCATTCAAGCGCAGGTCAAGTGCGCGCTCGCTGCGCATCAGCGACATTTTGGGAAACTGCCACGCGGAATTTGGCTTCCCGAATGCGCATATCGCCCGCGGTATATGTGGACGCCTCCAGTTCCGTCAGCGGCTGGAAAACGGCCGTATATGCGAAAAGGAGTTGAAGAGTTCCTATCCGAGAATGGATTAAATTTCTTTATTATCGATTCGCATTTATTAAAAGGTGGGAAAGCGATTGGCGTGTATCTGCAACGGTTTGAAGCGTTAAAAAAACTCTGGGGCGTTTTCGCTAGTCAATATCAGATACTACCGGAAGATGAGGAGAAATCGCCGTATCAAGCGTATTTAGTCAGTTCGTATCCGGAAGGGAAAAAGCCGGTAGCGGTGTTAACTCGCGACCCGAAATCCGGCTTGCAGGTTTGGTCCGGTGAATGGGGGTATCCTGGCGATGGAAATTATCTTGATTTTCATAAAAAACATTTTCCGGGTGGACATCGGTATTGGAAAGTAACTTCTGCGAAAGCGGATTTAGCGGATAAACAAGAATATGACCCGGTTATGGCAATGCAGCGGGTACCAGAAAATGCTAACCATTTTGTCGAATTAATTCAAACGCTCCTGGTTGAAGAATATAACCGAGCTGGTAAACCGGGAATACTTTGTGCGCCGTTTGATACCGAGCTATTCGGGCATTGGTGGTTTGAAGGACCGCAATGGGTCAAACAAGTTCTCAAGAAAATCGCTGAAACTGCGGAACAGACCGGGATATATCTCACCACGGCTAGCGAATATCTTGATATCGCGAAACCACAAATGGTTATCTCGATTCCGGAAGGGTCGTGGGGAGAAGGTGGATTCCATTATATCTGGTTAAATGAATGGACTACGTGGACTTGGAAACATATCTATGATGCTGAAATCGAAATGCAGGATTTGTTAGAACTATATAGTCGAACGCAACGTCCAGCATTACAAGAAGTATTAAAACAAGCAGCTCGGGAATTGTTATTACTGCAAAGTTCAGACTGGCAGTTTTTAATTTCGACATGGTCAGCGCGAGATTATGCGGAGATGCGGGTAAGTGAACATTATACCAATTTCGCTCGGTTGCGGGATTTAGCGATTCGAATTGGTGAAGGTGAAGAAATTGATGCTGGAGAATGGATATTTTTGCAGGATTGTCAGAAGCAGAACCGGATATTCCCGGAAATAGACTTAAATTGGTTTAAAAACGTTGAATATCCCGCGTAGATAAAAATAGTACGCTAAAGGGTAGAAGGTTATCTATGACATTAAATATAGTTGTTGAGTCGGGTAAAGAAAAAAGACGGATTTGCGAGAAGCAGGTTTTTTTAGTATGATATATAGTTCGATGAAGGAGTATAAATAGTATATGAAAATCGCGAATATCCTGCAAGAGAATCTCATCAATCTTAATATCCAAAGTAAAGAGAAATTAGACGCTATAAAAGAATTAGTTGACCTGGTTGCGAGCGCAAAAGAAATAACTGATAAAGAAGAATTTCTTAAAACCATAATTGAACGAGAAGAATTGGAAACGACGGGTATTGGGGATGGCATCGCGATTCCCCATGGAAGAACGGATACGATTAAAGAGTTAGTGATAGCGTTCGGTCGGTCGGAAACTGGGGTAGACTTTAAATCGTTAGATAACAATCCTGCGTATCTGTTGTTCCTCATTGCGTCACCGCAGAATGCGAGTGGTATCTATTTAAGAACGTTAGCGAAAATATCGCGTCTGCTTAAAAACTACGATTTTCGTCGAGCGCTACGCGCGGCGAAAACTCCGAAAGAGATTATTGAATTATTTAATATTGCTGAACAAGAATAAATAATGGAGACACAAACCGTTTCATCAAAATCAGGACCAGCTAAACCTTCAACCATAAAAACGTTACTTACTGCAATTATTCGGTTACAAAACCTCGATTTAGAAATTGAAATCTTTGATAAAGAACTTGCCTTAACTTCCGACGAAACGAGTAGAAAAGAACTCGATGAAGTTCGTCGATCTCATCTCAAAGAACGAGAACAAGTACAAAATGTTATTCGGAATAATATTATTAACGATTTATCGTTACTATCCCGTATTGAACGGCTCCAGAAACGATATAACGGGTTTGCGGTGGTTCCAGTGGTAGAAAATGCTTGTTATGGATGTCGCGTGATTGTGTCTTCGCGATTGATTGTTGCGCTGCAAAAAGCAGAACGGCTAGTCTATTGTGAGAATTGCGGTCGTATCCTCTACTTACTTGACCCGCAGAAAATGGTGATTAAAGAACAACCGAAACCGAAATCAAAACGCGGGCGGAAACCGAAATATAAAACCCAGACGCCGTTATAAAACCAATCCAAACCGACTATACGCTAACATATCTTCGGTTTAACATCTAAAATTCATATCAAAGAGCAGGAAAAACGAGTGAGTAATATATAAACTGAGCATTGAATAATATTGAATTGAATTTCTGTGTTTTTCCGTTTATTAGTTCTTAAGTATCCATATGAATATCGGCATCCCACTCCTTATCGCATTACCATTATTTTGGGTCGCCTACAAATTTTATGGAAATTATCTTGCCAACAAAGTACTTGGTCTTGACCCGAATCGAATAACTCCCGCACAACAACGTAACGATGGAAGAGATTATGTTCCGAGTAAACTCAGCGTAGTATTTGCGCATCATTTCGCTTCAATCGCCGGTGCCGGTCCGATTATCGGTCCGACGGTAGCGTTAATTTTCGGCTATATCCCGGTCTGGTTATGGATTGTATTCGGTGGGATATTTATTGGTGCGGTGCATGATTTCACAGCTATTTTCGTTAGTTTACGAGAAGGCGGAAAGTCAATGGCAGAAGTTGCACATAAAACTTTAGGGAAACCTGGATTTGTTCTTTTTATTTCGTTTACTATCGTGATGATATTATTAGTTACCGCAGCGTTTCTCGATTTGACTGCAAAAGCACTCGGTTCATTGGTACCGATATCATTATTGCGGTTGCCGGAATCGCAAACAATGCTCTATACCCTAACGCAGGATGGCGTGGTTAAAGCGAGAATTGGCGGAATTGCATCAACTTCAGTAATCATTATGACTATATTTGCACCGGTAGCTGGATTCTTCCTCTATAAAAAAGCGGCTCGTCCATGGATAATGTCCATAATTGCAATAGTCGTTG contains:
- a CDS encoding glycosyltransferase family 2 protein; its protein translation is MELSVVIPVLNEEKNIPQLHQALINTLTALEKSFEIIYVDDGSTDSSFQLLSELYQKSPEQIRVIQFRRRFGQTAAMSAGIAYAQGKIIIMLDADLQNDPVDIPRLLEKMEEGYDIVSGWRINRKDKYVTRILPSKIANWLIGSITGVKLHDYGCSLKAYRAEVIKELKLYGEMHRFIPALASWVGAKIAEIPVQHHPRRFGKSKYTLNRIWRVLLDLITVKFLLSFSTRPLQIFGSIGLISCILGLGISGYLTFLKLAYQEHLSNRPLLWLGILLIMLGFQFISLGLLAELVARTYHESQNKPIYVIRQMLK
- a CDS encoding flippase-like domain-containing protein; its protein translation is MKRWLSFSIKISISIVLLGYLFYKIDVTGLKTSLANAQWGYVVLGLCVYIAGQVLNSYKWALLIKTKAVPIPFAKIVSYYFIGMFFNLFLPSIVGGDIPRGYYLYKDYGSRTKSKTNTDIAQLTVVESLSTVLMQRATGLLALIIIASLTYFFFFYNNPILTKPMQINLSILFICLLFGTLIGIAVMVKFKPTTAEAIPTGSQLKIFLNDVSSYLHHGKLFYYVILLSFIFQLLNILVNVIIGLALDVRIPFSYYYVAMPIIALLAAIPISFNGIGVRENAYVFFLGLVGVDKSVAFSFALLWLFIVIVSSLLGGPLFIFRKTESKRAEIRGQKSDVV
- the der gene encoding ribosome biogenesis GTPase Der, with amino-acid sequence MHPLVAIIGRPNVGKSVLFNRIVGKSIAIVDDMPGVTRDRLYAATDWAGREFTLIDTGGLIPSATTGIEAEVRKQAEVAIVEADVIIFVVDAKSGLDEEDKLAAELLRKQAKKVIIAVNKIDNPDDIGFTAPFYKLGLGEPIAISALHGMRINELLDQVIAHLPPEKKGKPKQEKIIKLAIVGRPNVGKSSILNAILGQERTIVSPHPGTTRDAIDTPFQYKQDNYLLIDTAGIRKRSKVEWGVESFGVIRAMRAIRRADIAALVLDAEIGVTEQDMKIASTIEQEGTSCVIVVNKWDLVEKDIAEGKLVFKEKDEGRKTKNENQSNRESPLPNRGLLISTAMKKFEDHLRSSLFFLNYAPVIYTSALTGQRVLKILDLVKAVHIERNKRISTSELNKFLASVIARKQPPELKGRQIKLFYITQVKTAPPVFVLFVNHPDDLPNSYQKYILNSLRESFGFIGTPVTIKLRERKRE
- the plsY gene encoding glycerol-3-phosphate 1-O-acyltransferase PlsY, with the protein product MFIANFVLIIIIAYLLGSIPTGYWLGRMKGVDIRKFGSGNIGMTNVLRVLGKPYALLTFIVDVAKGTVAVTLLPWLFHTSEPWMKVLAGLAAVCGHNWTIFLKFKGGKGVATSAGVFLGLAWQPTLLVLGIFGIVLAISRYVSLGSLGAAVSFPILVVLVDQNILYIILSILLALFILVRHRSNIKRLLAGTENKFSLKKKP
- a CDS encoding DUF1957 domain-containing protein, with the translated sequence MPRTPIGYFAFVFHSHLPYVLGHGRWPHGTDWLNEATAETYIPLLDVLNELVENGISPKITINISPVLAEQLSDPEFKPEFVEYLKTKIAAAIADRSKFSAYHRGNLAHLAEFWQKFYERTLDHFQNKYQSDIVAEFRKLQDDGHIEIITCAATHGYFPLLSQDTSIQAQVKCALAAHQRHFGKLPRGIWLPECAYRPRYMWTPPVPSAAGKRPYMRKGVEEFLSENGLNFFIIDSHLLKGGKAIGVYLQRFEALKKLWGVFASQYQILPEDEEKSPYQAYLVSSYPEGKKPVAVLTRDPKSGLQVWSGEWGYPGDGNYLDFHKKHFPGGHRYWKVTSAKADLADKQEYDPVMAMQRVPENANHFVELIQTLLVEEYNRAGKPGILCAPFDTELFGHWWFEGPQWVKQVLKKIAETAEQTGIYLTTASEYLDIAKPQMVISIPEGSWGEGGFHYIWLNEWTTWTWKHIYDAEIEMQDLLELYSRTQRPALQEVLKQAARELLLLQSSDWQFLISTWSARDYAEMRVSEHYTNFARLRDLAIRIGEGEEIDAGEWIFLQDCQKQNRIFPEIDLNWFKNVEYPA
- a CDS encoding PTS sugar transporter subunit IIA; translation: MKIANILQENLINLNIQSKEKLDAIKELVDLVASAKEITDKEEFLKTIIEREELETTGIGDGIAIPHGRTDTIKELVIAFGRSETGVDFKSLDNNPAYLLFLIASPQNASGIYLRTLAKISRLLKNYDFRRALRAAKTPKEIIELFNIAEQE
- a CDS encoding C4-type zinc ribbon domain-containing protein — translated: METQTVSSKSGPAKPSTIKTLLTAIIRLQNLDLEIEIFDKELALTSDETSRKELDEVRRSHLKEREQVQNVIRNNIINDLSLLSRIERLQKRYNGFAVVPVVENACYGCRVIVSSRLIVALQKAERLVYCENCGRILYLLDPQKMVIKEQPKPKSKRGRKPKYKTQTPL